The Dioscorea cayenensis subsp. rotundata cultivar TDr96_F1 chromosome 16, TDr96_F1_v2_PseudoChromosome.rev07_lg8_w22 25.fasta, whole genome shotgun sequence sequence tttttccaaaactacTCATATTTAAAACTCCATTAAGTGGAGTATATGACTTAATGTttaattgattgtgatttattgaaatttgaacaaatatattaaattgaaggataaatttggaaaaaaattatttaatgcagcacaaaatttttaatatgataagtaaaaataaaataaaaaagagcttCAAAaggtgacaagtaaaaaagaacggaAGGAGTATCACATTTCAATagtttatgaaattatttattacatataaaaattatgtaaaacaaaaaatatcaatGTGAAAGAGAATacataaaattgtaaatatttttgaGCTTgtcatattcataaaaataaataaataaataaataaataaataaataaattgttaccATTTAgatgagcatatatatcaaaatataaaaaagatgtTTTCTCTATATTTCATCCACtttcaaaacataataaaacagTTAACTtgaaaatacatatacatgAGAATCCAAAAgagaaatattatatttatatacacaaaATGAAACATACAAGGATTGCACTCACAACAAAACCACTAAACCAAATCCACCTCTCACTCCTTTACATtctatacacacacacacacatatatatatatatatatatattagaaagaaaaagaagaagaacaaaatgaaGCATTTGCATGAAAGGAGAAAGAAAACTCACAAGTGCTTAGGCATGATGTAGACATAGCAATTAGTGGATTAGATTGATCACcaacattttatatatataataataataaatgtgatATGTGGGAGAGGGGGAAGTGGGGAACCAAATGTGGCAACAAACAGACAACATATCCAATGTTCTCTTCTCTCAGTAGCACTCCATCCCATCACAAACACACAAGCAAACAAAATACCTGAGATCATGAGATCATCACCTTCCAAGACTTCTCTCAGTGATGTGATGGGGTTCATCTTTCATTcttagattttgtttttctaattttttaattaaaatagaaaaaaaaaactattactaATTAAGAAGAATTGGTATTCACCAACAAACAGATCATCTTGACATGAGTCTTTTGTGTATGGAAACTTTCCAAGAAGACATGAATTGAAATATTAACTCAAAAATGAGTCAGTATTAATATCCTGgctcaagtaaaaataaaagcaatacaTGTAAGAATTCTAGTGCTTTgttcacatttaaaaaaaattaataaactttttttttaaaaaatcaaaataacctTAATACATGAACAGAggtaacaataaataaaattatatatatatatatatatataagtatattgtTAATAATCATCACCCAGAATAACACCAAAAGATCATGAAAGTCTATGTTTGCTCATTTATGAGAATAAGaagtaaaaaaatctaaattgtGCTTAGTGAtgtctttatctctttttatgatatttagtaATAACCAAGGGGGTTTGACAGgtttaatatctatatatatgtatatattaaatatattaaataattattatttagatTACATTGTTCGTTATTGTTTTATAGtatgataatttaaattttaagtatttaattttgatgatattattaAAGCAATACTGAgggttaaaaagaaaaaaaagaagaaggaattttatgaaaagaaaagaaacaaatattaaCTATGGATGAAAATTAGctctaaatatttattattataataaaaataaataaatatggatttgGTTAATATTAGCAAGGCAAAAAATATGAGCATGTGGAGTATATTAACAAATgttaaaatacaattaaataaaataatgatgcacaagatatttatttatggttGAAAACGTGATACATTGTTCTTAACATAAACACTattttcttaaagaaattatcTTTAGATAATTAaacaccaatatatatataaattattaattgaatttatttaagtaataaaaatttggaTGACTTAAATAAGTGGTtttaagttaaaatttaaaaaataaaaataaaaaaccaactTTTAGGTTTCCACTTTTGTAAAATAAAGATATAGgagttaatttttttggtatCGATAAAATAgtcaattcatataaaaaatcacatggcattataaaacatgattttatttgatttatgggatttaaattttatttgttttgtaaaattttgagtgagattaataaatttaaaaaatatatatttgtatatcatATAAATCAgggttttaaatgaaataacaatTACATCCACTTGAATTAGACTAACACCGTTAACAGTTTTGTAacagattttctttttttaacaaatgtgaGAACTTACCCATCTTAAAATTACTCAAAATCTTAGAAAAGGAGAGGTCTATCTCttcacatatcttttatatctTGTCCTAAACTAGTTTAGAACACGGCTCCAAGATGCCGGTGAAtcaaagacatatatatatatatatatatatataaaatttatttatttatttatttttctgttacAATTTGATGAGTGATGGATTAGTTAATCATCCTTCCAACTCCAatcacaaaaacacacacatactaAAAAACACTCTCTCTTGCCAAATAATGTACTTTATCATCTCCCAGATGTTcatttctctcttgtttttccCAAAGCAACcaccttttttttctcactttggTGGAGTAAGTGCTCTTCCAACCTTttcctcttcatcatcatcatcatcatatattcATCAccaccatcttcatcatcttattCCTCTCTTTTTAAGCTCATCCATGAATCCTTCATGCATTAATCTTCTAACCATGATTCCAAATTCTGAGCTAATGAAGTTCCAAGAAGCAGCAACAAACAGTCTAACTTCAGCTCACCACCTTTTCAACTTGATTTCCATGCAAACTACCAACTCAAACAACCATGAACTCAGCTTGATTGCCCACACTGCAATCTCTCAATTCAAGTCTCTGGTTTCCATGCTTGATCACACCTCATCTTGTTCCATGTCCAAGTTCAAGAGAATCAGAAAAGGTCCTTTGCCAAACTTCCAGGATGTGGATATCCACCAGTTCATGGATTCTAGAATTCAGATATTGCAAAGACCTCTAGTTGTTAGGAATCCAGTGATTCAACCTTTCAATGTTTGTTTGAATAATAAGCAGCAGTTGTTGAACAATTACTTTTACTGTTATTCTTCAATGTCTGCACAGCAGAGTTCTGGTGGTGAGTCCTCTTTTTTGTCTTCTAAGAAGAGGAATGGTGGGTTGAAATGCACTGTTTCTGCTGGTGGTTGTCATTGTTCAAAAAGAAGGCaagtttttggattttttgtttgtttgtttgtttggttttattgGAATTGAATGGTtatttaagtttgtttttgttgtgagtTTTTAGGAAGGAGAGGATTAGAAGAACAATTAAGGTTTCTGCAGTGGGTGGGAAGTTTGCTGATTTACCAACTGATGATTTTTCTTGGAGGAAGTATGGACAGAAACCAATTAAAGGGTCTCCTCATCCAAGGTAATCTTTTactataatttgtttattttgattctGATGCTAAGATGATTGGAATTGAATTCCTGTttgtgtttatttgattttgatcaTTTTGTAAGAACATTCTGTTTCTCAAATGTATCATATGAAcattttgaaattgaaattggtACAACTGAAAAACtatttgagtatatatatattcattatgatcttcaaaaacaaataagcaaaaaaagaaaaaaatagtatgaatatgaaaacatttAGAAATCATTTGAAGGTTAATTTCTGTtacattattaatataaattttttctgCTAAAGAGAAATGTAAACAATTCGCGAAAGAGTAtgtttgaattcaaataaatatcTTGTAGAACATCTTGAAATCAAATTATCAATTGTAACAGAAGAACATGAATACGAAAAACATTCAGAAATCATTTGAACATTAAAATTTCAGCTtcagtaataatattttttttctgctAAATAATTGTGGATGATTTTTGAAGGAGTTACTACAAATGTAGCAGCATGAGAGGGTGTCCGGCAAGAAAACATGTCGAACGATGTTCGAACGATGCTAACATGCTAAATGTGACTTATGAAGGAGATCACAACCATCCCAAGCTCAATGCAGATGGACCAAACATTGTTGTCCAGcaataaaaacaacacaagCCAAAGAAAAAATCGATGAAACTTTCGAATTTTTGAGTCATACATGTAATCAGAGTTGTTCGGGAGCTGAGAAAAATTCACATGACGATagttttgtgtttggttgacgAGATTTGCAAATTTGTATTTGgatatataatgaaatcaaaatttcgACTTAAAATTGTTTGTTCTAGCTTTAAATTTTCATCGATAGATTTGGCAGGGACTTTGTTGACATGACTTGTAAGCTCAAATTTGATGGAGATTAGTTCAATAGCttgaaatatatgtatattatttttctttaaaatatgaaatcaagttataaataaaattttagtttcGAATTAATCCAATcaggttgaattttttttttaaatgattaaaatttcaaattaaattgcaTCTGAATCaaacttttgaaattaaaataaagttgagcttgagaattttttttttttactcaatttTGAGATGAGTTCAAAGCTGGGCCTAGCCTGATCAAGCATGGCCCATTTTCAAATCTAATTCTAAGTGTAAGCAAACAAATACTgaatcactatatatatacacatatattccCATATTTTTTGTGCCCTTGATAATAGTAAGTTTATATTAATACCAcgtgctttatatatatatatatatatttttaataatgtagaTAAACCAAGTTTGGAATTTTTGAACTCTGATTAAACGGAGAATGAAATACCAACTCTCTAAATTATAAGgacaaataacttttttttttatgcttttgaatttttttatttgagaaaacaTTCGTAATCAAATGGTAACTTGCTGCAAAGTATTGTTCAGATAATATTCATTATAgatctaataatataaaaatactatttatttacTGTATACTGGTTATAATATAGGTCTTTTATAGGAtgtgccatttttttttatttttttataattacatggtaaaaacttattattataatgttatGGACgttgatatattattttggggTCTCATTATCCTGTAACGCATTGTTATACCAACTTGTTTAGCTTATCatctttatcaaaataaataaataaataaataaataaataaataaataaaagaagttgtgaaaaaaaaacaaacaaaacatagaaaagGATTTGATTCTTCCGAACTGGCTTGTTTGGCCTCTGGTGGGAAATTTAAGGAAACGCTTTGTGTAATAAATGcatattttaaacattaaaataatatttttattatgacaaatctttaaatatttaaatatttttttttctcaacattattgaaaactcatattaaatgattaattattatgcttattattttatttgcataatCACGTAGTGTCAAAGCGAGTAATTTGTAATATCTTACAAACTGCCTCTACTTAAAGCATACTTTTATCCTTTTGGGCCTTATACTCGTAAACGCCTCACATCAGTCTTTTCTACTCTGAAACGAGTCACTTAGTCTTTTTACACTTGAAAATGACCAAATTAGCCCCTCTAATATAAGTACTAGTTGGGTCAATTTTCAACTTATATTAAATGGactattttgctatagtatgtGATTATTATGAGAAGATTTCGAGTGAGTATTTTAAAAAGGCTATGTGTCGACTGCGTAGTATGATTAATTTAGATATTATACACTAGGTCCTTGATTGCAATATatgatttcaaaaatttttaagtgtaaataaatattttttttttttgaaaaggaatattattattatttttaatataactagttaatatttaatttaataattcaattAGACTGCTCAACCGCATGCGCGCATGAAtccaattttatattaaatatttttatatatgtacccctaaaaagaaaaaaaatctgaaattacATATATTCTAGTGAAATTTAGCTTTCAAACAtgctttaaaaaattgtatattcaactttttaataattgagcGTGGATTATTTTATCAAAccactaaattataaaaacaacattttcaaatatgattttgcatattaaaatataaattaaatttataaatatttataaataaacaattttaaatatcaacAGTCTCTTAATTTATTGGTTTTAATAGAGTGtttgttttagaaaaaaaaccgaaaataaattctaaaaatcacACAATGTGAGATTAAAACTTTtaattgtgtttattttatttctgtgCATAAATCGCATAAATACTTAGTGCATTttgtcaattattttattattttaattatttaaaaaataattttataagttaGACAGTAACCTACTACTTTAAGGTGATACAgtccttaattttttattttttttttacaaaaattacatataaaaactccaaaaagaaatattacatttatttttcaaacattaATTATGCTAATGAATGGCTTAAGGACAAGACAGAatcttagatttttatttttattttttatggtctATATAAAGTTCAGATTTTTATAGGGCTATATCCGTAAACAACATTAGAAAGAAAAAGGCAAAAATATCATCCGTGCAAGCACCGAATccaaaaatttcagaatttggTAGGGGTATAAGtgtaaaacaaaaaactaatagAGAGGCAAAAAAAATCGTCCGTACGAGCACCGAATCCAAAGGACTGAAGCAAGTGACCAGATACACTGGTGTTGTTCCTTGATGACACGTGTCACCGTACGATACGGAGTATCTCTTTCGTAATCCTGTACCAACGGACCACCTGCTCcgattatataatatattccatattatttaataataataataatatttatatcaatACTAAAACATTTATTTAGTTGTCAATGACACGTGGCAAAAGAACATCCGGAGGATCTCCATCGTAATCTTGTACTAATGGATTATCTGCTCCACTGTGGCAgccttttttaattaattattattatttttatataaacaaccCTTCCAAAATTAAAGGGAGGTTTTTTTTACTGATATGCAtggtgaaaaattaaaaatttaatttgaatcactttttaataatgtttttagaaaaattatttcaGATATCTTAATATCACTATGAGTGTTGTTCTAGTATCTCGCTAAAGTAATGCAAAGGATTGGCATGAACCTGGCTTTATACATGAGCAGTGTCATTTCGCGCGAAATTGAGCTTTTGACATGTAAAAAGCTATAGCTGCGATTTTCTAGCAAGTATTTCAATCTTTACATAGAAATCTTTGACTGTGAAAGTTTAAAACGCAAAGAAAAATATTCTGCTAAAATCACCATTCTTCTTCAAATTACgcattaaaagataataaactTACTAGGTAaatcaattgttaatataattaaacttatacttatttatgttttattaaatttattttttatttaaaatataccaatttgtatttgattttaattaaaaaatattttttatataaaattaaagatttttatatatttttaatttaataaaattatcattaaattaattaattaaaatttttttttacgttAATGTCAAAAGTAGATAGGgtgagttaaattaattatttagagttagtgcttaattatttaagtttcttcttattattatttggcttaattatttaagtttctcattattatttttaaatgtaataaatactttattaaatcatttaattaatttaaagattaaattaaattaaataaattattttattgtaaattatttttaaaatatattaaataattaataatatctaGTATATTTAGGATCTCACCCTCCACTTATACTGCTTAGTGATATCTTCTAACTcacatcaaaccaaataaattaaaagaatcgAAGATTTCGCAACTACAAAGAAAGCTAAAACAAAGAATGATGTAAATCTAAATGCATCTATTTTCATCTTATAATCGTAATTTTTACTTATACGTATTTTCACTTACAGATAAACTCAAGAAAATTTTTCTAAGGCTATTTGATTACAGACTCAAATCAGAATTAACTCTGTAATATAACTGGTTTTATACTGTAAaatgttgtttggtttattgtGAAATCGATTCGCTTTATACAGTATTTGCCATAGCTATATGATCTACTGTGATTTCAACTTACAGTAAAACATTTGGCTTAAATCAccattcttcactctccaaattatgcattaaaagaaaatgaaaacttacatgtaatcaattgttaatataattaaatttatacttatttatattttattaaatttatttttatttaaaatataccaatatgtattttaattttaattaaaaaatatttttatataaaattaaagaattttatatattttttaatttaataaaattattattaagttaattaattaattaatttacattagtgttaagagtagatggggagagtaaaaattaattatttagagttagtatttaattatttaagtttctatTATTATTCTGGCTTTGAGCTTATTTGAGCTTTccgattattattttttaaaatgtaataaatactttattaaatcatttaatttaatttaaaaattaaattaaattaaattaaattaattattttagtttaaattatttttttaaatgcattaaataattaataataatatagatatattgggggtaatctcaccccccTACTTTACATGCTACGACCATATCttctaacttacatcaaaccaaacaaattaaaaagtaatgtAGAAGATTTTTCGAGCCATAAAGAAACCAAACAGAAAGATGATGTAAATAAACGCAAAGATTTTTCACTTATACTTGAGTAGTGCTTTCATTTTCGATACATTTTGAATGTTAGCATTTCAAATTCTATACTACTATACAAGGTTAGTGCTCAACCAATAAAATTATCCGGTGAATCACCGAAGAGCACCAAGAAAGTGTGCTAATTAGAAAAAAAGTTGAGATTTTCTTTGATTATCTGTACAAAGTCCCCCGTcgcttttgcaggtgtacccctaaaaaattttgaaattgcatatttacccctgaataaaaattaattacatacatacccttgaataatatatataattacgtatatacccttggggttcaaattagttgaaaaaccatTATTAAcgaacaacaaatatataaattaccaTTTATGCACTACTTGCATATATACCTCGAAAAGTTTTTTGTTGTCATGAGGgttattttggatttttgtatatcttaattcaaagtttataaccatagttaatcaaATTTGATTCATCGGAATCTACAGGCATATCcgcaattacctatattttttcAAGGTATATACTACGATATGGCTTTTTTTCGGAgagtaaatatgcaattataaaatttttgaggggtttataaccaattctcctttaaataaataaaaaatcataaaaaagaataacaaaaacatCCTGAACggataatatataaaaaaaacacacacaaactttacttaaaaataaaaaaaaataaaaaaaaaaaaagttgaaaattcATGCAAAGCCCAAGAAAGGTCAAGAAGTAGAGACAGTAGAAAGACGTGCAATAGCATGTGATGGATTCTTGTAAAGCGAGGAAACAAGATCTCCCTCGTGATACCCTTCCTAccttccttctctctctctctctctctctctctctttctctatctaTGAATGAGAGGTTTGGAgtacaagaagaagcaaacgaAGAgcagagagagtgagagagagagagagagagagagagagagagagagatggacaGCAGAGACTGCCCACTACTCGAGGTGATTCCATTCCCATTTCCCTTCTATCTTTATCTACTTCCTCTATgtttttctctatatatatatatgtgtgtgtgtgtgtgtgtgtgtgtgcccATCCATGTCTAGCTTCTTTTGTTCCTCTTGCCATTCAACTCCTACTGTTTACTGTTGTTGCTTGCTTTTtagctttctttctcttttgtttgtgtgttttggTTGTCTTCTTTGAAGAAGGAGACTTTGTGGTGGTGTTGGTTGGGAGTAATGGCGGGTGGAAAGGAGGAGAAGGATGCTAGGATTGAAGCCATTGCTTCTTCCATTAGAGTTGTTCCTAATTTCCCCAAGCcaggtcttcttcttcttcttcttttcctgtttgagattgttgatttgtttggttGTGAGACTGGAAAGGCTTGATTTTGGTttaaagtttggattttttttagtCACTATGTGTTGGTTTGTGGAGAGATTGAGGTTTTGTTGTATAATGCCTCTCGTTTTTTCTTTCGATTTAGAGTGTTTTTGGTTAATGTGTTGTGTTTTTCAAGATGTCATGTTTGATCCTCATAGAATGAGAGGAGCATTGAAGtcatttcttttttccattAGGGTTGTTCCTAGCTAACTTC is a genomic window containing:
- the LOC120279431 gene encoding probable WRKY transcription factor 15, producing the protein MNPSCINLLTMIPNSELMKFQEAATNSLTSAHHLFNLISMQTTNSNNHELSLIAHTAISQFKSLVSMLDHTSSCSMSKFKRIRKGPLPNFQDVDIHQFMDSRIQILQRPLVVRNPVIQPFNVCLNNKQQLLNNYFYCYSSMSAQQSSGGESSFLSSKKRNGGLKCTVSAGGCHCSKRRKERIRRTIKVSAVGGKFADLPTDDFSWRKYGQKPIKGSPHPRSYYKCSSMRGCPARKHVERCSNDANMLNVTYEGDHNHPKLNADGPNIVVQQ